One segment of Polaribacter huanghezhanensis DNA contains the following:
- the rpmA gene encoding 50S ribosomal protein L27, with protein sequence MAHKKGVGSSKNGRESESKRLGVKIFGGQAAIAGNIIVRQRGTTHNPGENVYMGKDHTLHARVDGVVQFQKKRDNKSYVSVEPFEV encoded by the coding sequence ATGGCACATAAAAAAGGAGTAGGTAGTTCGAAGAATGGTAGAGAATCAGAATCGAAACGTTTAGGAGTTAAAATTTTTGGAGGACAAGCTGCAATTGCAGGAAACATTATCGTTCGTCAAAGAGGAACAACACACAACCCGGGAGAAAATGTATATATGGGAAAAGACCATACATTACATGCTAGAGTTGATGGAGTTGTACAATTCCAAAAGAAAAGAGACAATAAATCTTATGTTTCTGTTGAGCCTTTTGAGGTTTAA
- a CDS encoding 3-deoxy-D-manno-octulosonic acid transferase, with amino-acid sequence MRFIYNFTVILTTFLLSIVAFFNKKIRLFVDGRKESFDKLSILKNTEKVIWIHAASLGEFEQGRPIIEKVKEQFPSHKIVLTFFSPSGYEIRKEYKHADVVCYLPMDSRKNVRKFLEIVNPSMAIFIKYEFWPNYLFGLKERDIPTILISGIFRKNQIFFKPFGGFMRKSLKAFDHFFVQDESSQELLKSISLNNVTISGDTRFDRVYEILQQDNALDFITEFKNNQYTVVAGSTWKEDEELLVNYINQSEGEKFIIAPHNINAKEIELLKKTINKKVVLYSEYIKNVGSSGVERFCLLEVSTPLEETKLSLKEYHVFIVDTIGILTKIYATADAAYVGGGLTKNGVHNVLEPATFGVPIVIGPTYKKYKEVVDLVALKGCKVIANQNEFSTIFTKLNSDKEFREKLGKINQNFIKNNIGATEKAIKYINQKITN; translated from the coding sequence ATGAGATTTATTTATAATTTTACTGTTATTCTAACAACTTTTTTGTTGTCGATTGTTGCCTTTTTTAATAAAAAAATAAGGCTTTTTGTCGATGGGAGAAAAGAAAGCTTTGATAAATTATCTATTTTAAAAAATACTGAAAAAGTAATTTGGATCCATGCTGCTTCTTTGGGTGAGTTTGAACAAGGAAGACCCATTATAGAAAAAGTAAAAGAACAATTTCCATCGCACAAAATTGTATTGACTTTTTTCTCTCCTTCGGGATATGAAATTCGTAAAGAGTATAAACATGCTGATGTTGTTTGTTATTTGCCAATGGATTCAAGAAAAAATGTTCGCAAATTTTTAGAAATTGTAAATCCGTCGATGGCAATTTTTATAAAGTATGAATTTTGGCCAAACTATTTATTCGGATTAAAAGAAAGAGATATTCCAACGATTTTAATTTCTGGAATCTTTAGAAAAAATCAAATTTTCTTTAAACCTTTTGGGGGTTTTATGAGAAAATCTTTGAAAGCATTTGATCACTTTTTTGTACAAGACGAAAGCTCACAAGAATTGTTAAAATCAATAAGCTTAAATAACGTAACGATAAGTGGCGATACACGTTTTGATAGAGTGTATGAAATTTTACAACAAGACAATGCTTTAGATTTTATTACGGAGTTTAAAAACAATCAATACACAGTTGTTGCAGGAAGTACTTGGAAAGAAGATGAAGAGTTATTGGTGAATTATATCAATCAATCAGAAGGCGAAAAATTTATCATCGCTCCACACAATATTAATGCAAAAGAAATTGAGTTGTTAAAAAAAACCATCAACAAGAAAGTTGTTTTATATTCAGAGTACATAAAAAATGTCGGGTCGAGCGGAGTCGAGAGGTTTTGTCTTTTAGAGGTCTCGACTCCGCTCGAGGAGACAAAATTATCATTAAAAGAGTATCATGTTTTTATTGTGGATACCATCGGAATTTTAACCAAAATATATGCAACTGCAGATGCTGCTTATGTTGGTGGCGGATTGACAAAAAACGGCGTTCATAATGTGTTAGAACCGGCAACTTTTGGCGTGCCAATTGTCATTGGCCCTACGTATAAAAAATACAAAGAAGTTGTAGATTTGGTTGCATTAAAAGGGTGCAAAGTAATTGCCAATCAAAACGAATTTTCAACTATTTTTACAAAGCTAAATTCTGATAAAGAGTTTAGAGAGAAATTAGGAAAAATAAATCAGAACTTCATAAAAAATAATATTGGAGCAACTGAAAAGGCGATAAAATATATCAATCAAAAAATAACGAATTAA
- a CDS encoding YeeE/YedE family protein: protein MEFITQPWPWYVAGPMIAIVLLLMNYFGRGFGVSTNLETFCTIGGAGKASDYFKKDWKEQKWGLVFILGIILGGFLSSHYLVNTENIAINPKTVSELTELGFINAGQSYLPAEIFSTENIFSLKGFSILIGAGFLVGFGARYAGGCTSGHAITGLSSLQLPSLLAVIGFFIGGLIMTWFLIPLLF from the coding sequence ATGGAATTTATCACACAGCCTTGGCCTTGGTATGTTGCCGGCCCGATGATCGCAATTGTATTGTTGTTGATGAATTACTTCGGAAGAGGATTCGGAGTATCAACAAATTTAGAAACATTTTGTACTATTGGTGGCGCAGGAAAAGCATCAGATTATTTTAAAAAAGATTGGAAAGAGCAAAAGTGGGGTTTGGTTTTTATTTTGGGAATTATTCTCGGCGGATTTCTTTCTTCACATTATTTAGTAAACACAGAAAATATTGCAATCAATCCTAAAACAGTTTCAGAATTAACAGAATTAGGTTTTATAAATGCCGGACAATCCTATCTTCCTGCTGAAATTTTTAGTACAGAAAACATCTTTTCTTTAAAAGGATTTTCCATATTAATAGGCGCTGGATTTTTAGTAGGGTTTGGAGCACGTTATGCAGGTGGATGTACTTCTGGACATGCAATTACAGGATTAAGTAGTTTGCAATTGCCATCATTATTGGCAGTTATTGGCTTTTTTATTGGGGGTTTAATTATGACTTGGTTTTTAATTCCGTTACTATTTTAG
- a CDS encoding DUF6691 family protein, with translation MKNIRFLAIGTLFGIILSKSEVVSWYRIYEMFKFQSFHMFGIIGSAVVISMVLMQLFKKEKIKNFKGEKIITKEKKKGLIRTLVGGTIFGLGWALAGACPGPMFVLIGHGITSIFIVLLGTTIGAFVYGLLSEKLPN, from the coding sequence ATGAAAAATATCAGATTTTTAGCAATTGGAACACTTTTCGGAATTATCTTAAGTAAATCAGAAGTGGTTTCTTGGTACAGAATTTACGAAATGTTTAAGTTTCAATCGTTTCATATGTTCGGAATTATTGGAAGCGCCGTTGTCATATCAATGGTTTTAATGCAATTGTTTAAAAAGGAAAAAATTAAGAACTTTAAAGGTGAAAAAATCATCACTAAAGAAAAGAAAAAAGGATTGATTAGAACCTTAGTTGGCGGAACCATTTTTGGATTAGGTTGGGCGTTAGCTGGAGCGTGTCCAGGACCAATGTTTGTGTTAATTGGTCACGGAATAACAAGTATATTTATTGTTCTTTTAGGAACAACAATAGGTGCATTTGTGTATGGATTATTAAGTGAAAAGTTGCCAAATTAA
- the moaA gene encoding GTP 3',8-cyclase MoaA: MSKLIDSFGRQINYVRLAVTDRCNLRCQYCMPAHGIEIVPREELLTYKEMYRVIRVLTELGVNKIRLTGGEPFVRKGFVDFLEMLSFNDLLEDINITTNGALIYKHIETLENLKKVKNINLSIDSLQADKFNEITRRNAFDAVFRTMEALEKSSMNLKLNVVVQSGMNTNEITDFVRLTKDKDIAVRFIEEMPFNGKGQREMQEAWNYNKILNEIKSEFDITEIQSEKSSTSRNFSIENHKGSVGIIPAFTRTICGDCNRIRITSIGTFKNCLFDDGVFNLRDFIRNGASNDDLKELFLSLVKEKPENGFIAEANRTKGNVSESMSTIGG, translated from the coding sequence ATGAGCAAATTAATAGACAGTTTTGGAAGACAAATAAATTACGTTCGGTTAGCAGTAACCGACCGTTGTAATTTGCGGTGCCAATATTGTATGCCTGCTCACGGAATTGAAATTGTGCCAAGAGAAGAATTGTTAACGTACAAAGAAATGTATCGTGTAATTCGTGTGTTAACAGAACTCGGCGTCAATAAAATTCGATTAACAGGTGGAGAACCCTTTGTGCGTAAAGGTTTTGTTGATTTTTTAGAAATGTTATCGTTCAATGATTTGTTAGAAGATATCAATATCACTACAAATGGTGCGTTGATTTATAAGCATATTGAAACGTTGGAAAATCTTAAAAAAGTAAAAAACATCAATTTAAGTATTGATAGTTTACAGGCTGATAAATTCAACGAGATTACACGCAGAAATGCATTTGATGCCGTTTTTAGAACCATGGAAGCGTTAGAAAAAAGCAGCATGAATTTAAAACTAAATGTTGTTGTACAATCTGGGATGAATACCAATGAAATCACTGATTTTGTTCGGTTGACAAAAGACAAAGATATTGCTGTCAGATTTATAGAAGAAATGCCGTTTAACGGAAAAGGACAACGCGAAATGCAAGAAGCGTGGAATTACAACAAGATTTTAAACGAGATAAAATCTGAGTTTGATATTACAGAAATTCAGTCAGAGAAATCATCAACATCACGTAATTTCTCAATCGAAAATCATAAAGGTTCTGTGGGAATTATTCCTGCATTTACAAGAACAATTTGTGGTGATTGTAACCGAATTAGAATTACATCAATCGGAACATTTAAAAACTGTTTGTTTGATGATGGTGTTTTTAATTTAAGAGATTTTATTAGAAACGGTGCATCTAATGACGACTTAAAAGAACTTTTTTTATCGTTGGTGAAAGAAAAACCAGAAAACGGTTTTATCGCAGAAGCAAACCGAACAAAAGGAAATGTTTCTGAAAGTATGAGCACCATTGGAGGGTAA
- a CDS encoding molybdopterin molybdotransferase MoeA — MISVQEALQTVLNTAQDFGVEEISFIKSVGRILKEDIKADRDFPPFNRVSMDGIAIDFKEFSSRLRSNRHLQFKIEGIQAAGSEQITLQNSENCIEVMTGAVLPNNCDTVIRYEDVEIKNGIATIIINAINDGQNIHIKGKDGKVGDVLIKQNTMISAAEIGVLATVGKSTVKVAKQPKVMIVSTGDELVGVDETPLAHQIRRSNVFTLVSLLERLHISSEIANLTDDKTILKEKIKAFLSTYDVLLFSGAVSKGKFDFLPEVFEELGVEKLFHKVAQRPGKPFWFGRAASLSIEQNAVDGNGLKQTDKRTENKYQKKTIVFGFPGNPISTFVNCLAYFYPWYYKSVGVDQQEENAILSEDVSFKPNLTCFLQVKLSYRFGHLIATPIKGNGSGDLVSLVNADAFIQLPADQIEFKKGEVFPIVNYRSF; from the coding sequence ATGATTTCAGTACAAGAAGCTTTACAAACAGTTTTAAACACAGCCCAAGATTTTGGCGTTGAGGAAATTTCGTTTATCAAATCTGTTGGTAGAATTTTAAAAGAAGACATCAAAGCGGATAGAGATTTTCCGCCATTCAACAGAGTTTCTATGGACGGAATTGCGATTGATTTTAAAGAGTTTAGTTCTCGACTCCGCTCGAACAGACATTTGCAATTTAAAATTGAAGGAATTCAAGCTGCAGGAAGCGAACAAATTACATTGCAAAACTCAGAAAACTGTATCGAAGTTATGACCGGCGCTGTGTTGCCAAATAATTGCGATACGGTTATTCGATATGAAGATGTAGAAATAAAAAACGGAATTGCAACAATTATTATTAATGCAATTAATGATGGACAAAACATTCATATTAAAGGAAAAGACGGAAAAGTTGGCGATGTATTAATCAAACAAAACACTATGATTTCTGCTGCAGAAATTGGCGTTTTGGCAACCGTTGGAAAATCAACTGTAAAAGTTGCAAAACAACCCAAAGTGATGATTGTTTCAACGGGCGATGAACTGGTTGGCGTTGATGAAACTCCGTTAGCACATCAAATAAGAAGAAGCAATGTTTTTACGTTGGTTTCACTATTAGAAAGATTACACATTTCGTCAGAAATAGCAAATCTTACGGATGATAAGACGATTTTGAAAGAGAAGATAAAAGCGTTTTTATCAACCTATGATGTATTGTTGTTTAGTGGCGCAGTGAGTAAAGGGAAATTCGATTTTTTACCAGAAGTTTTTGAAGAATTGGGCGTTGAAAAATTATTTCATAAAGTGGCTCAAAGACCAGGAAAACCATTTTGGTTTGGTCGCGCAGCGTCTTTAAGTATTGAGCAAAATGCTGTTGATGGAAATGGGTTAAAACAGACAGATAAACGTACTGAGAATAAATACCAGAAAAAGACAATTGTCTTTGGTTTCCCGGGAAATCCAATTTCTACATTTGTCAATTGTTTGGCGTATTTTTATCCTTGGTATTATAAATCTGTTGGAGTTGATCAGCAAGAAGAAAATGCAATTTTATCAGAAGACGTTTCTTTTAAACCAAATCTAACCTGCTTTTTACAAGTAAAATTGAGCTATAGATTTGGCCATTTAATTGCAACCCCAATTAAAGGAAACGGTTCTGGAGATTTGGTAAGTTTGGTAAACGCAGATGCATTTATACAATTGCCAGCAGATCAAATTGAATTTAAAAAAGGGGAGGTTTTTCCGATAGTAAACTATCGGAGTTTTTAA
- a CDS encoding four helix bundle protein yields the protein MKESIVQKKSFEFSLKIITLYTKLQTEKEFIISRQLLRSGTSVGANVEEALAGQSKKDFTVKMSISSKEARETKYWL from the coding sequence ATGAAAGAAAGTATCGTTCAAAAAAAGAGCTTTGAGTTTTCTTTAAAAATAATTACTCTTTATACAAAGCTACAAACAGAAAAAGAATTTATAATTTCAAGACAACTTTTAAGAAGTGGAACTTCAGTAGGAGCAAATGTTGAAGAAGCATTAGCGGGACAAAGCAAGAAAGATTTCACTGTAAAAATGTCAATTTCGTCAAAAGAAGCAAGAGAAACTAAATATTGGTTGTGA
- the moaC gene encoding cyclic pyranopterin monophosphate synthase MoaC, which translates to MDFTHLNSKNNPKMVNVSDKKITKRAATAKAAMFLGTAIISHFTNDELITKKGPVFQTAIIAGIQAVKKTSELIPMCHPLLINGVDIDIEIVDNENIEVFCTVTIEGKTGVEMEALTGANIACLTIYDMCKSISQKMIIKEVKLLEKTGGKSDIKNG; encoded by the coding sequence ATGGATTTTACACATTTAAATTCCAAAAACAATCCTAAAATGGTAAACGTTTCTGATAAGAAAATTACCAAAAGAGCAGCTACAGCAAAAGCAGCAATGTTTTTAGGAACAGCAATTATTTCTCATTTTACAAATGATGAATTGATTACCAAAAAAGGACCCGTTTTTCAAACGGCAATTATTGCGGGAATTCAGGCAGTAAAAAAAACCTCAGAATTGATTCCGATGTGTCACCCGTTATTAATTAATGGAGTAGATATTGATATTGAAATAGTAGATAATGAAAACATCGAAGTTTTTTGTACAGTGACTATTGAAGGAAAAACTGGAGTTGAAATGGAAGCTTTAACGGGCGCAAATATTGCTTGTTTAACCATTTATGATATGTGTAAAAGCATTTCACAAAAAATGATAATTAAAGAAGTGAAACTGCTAGAAAAAACTGGAGGAAAATCGGATATTAAGAATGGCTAA
- a CDS encoding molybdenum cofactor guanylyltransferase, with amino-acid sequence MAKHTKHTSLTRRENGNFAPNEIAILGTACGVIADLVNQVSNQLSNYKLAYFDASHEKGIEKNQLSEFVFHHEGNLQITTSGNINKFEQRLQFAQYDFVFINGNHYEGSKQIVFLDPAKEASINKRIDQVSDIQFFVKSTKDIAIFQSIKDKFPNWEEIPLYEISEIEKITNHIANIVKKTIPNIKGLVLVGGKSTRMGKDKSQLDYFGKPQKEVAKELLENNKLETFFSVRPFDEVYLEHSQKAQGDKKNVISSGVEKSKEIHDTFLNLGPFGGICSAFQKDPNSAWLVLATDLPFLNNELIQLLLEKRNPSKVATAIKGKGKEFVEPLITIYEPKSYPILLQYLAQGYSCPRKVLINSDVEIVEVSDAFIRNVNTPEEFENAKSEIKN; translated from the coding sequence ATGGCTAAACACACAAAACATACAAGTTTAACACGAAGAGAAAACGGGAATTTTGCACCGAATGAAATTGCTATTTTAGGAACAGCATGTGGCGTAATTGCTGATTTGGTAAATCAAGTTTCTAACCAATTATCAAATTATAAATTGGCGTATTTTGATGCTTCTCATGAAAAAGGTATTGAAAAAAATCAGCTTTCAGAATTTGTTTTTCATCACGAAGGCAATTTACAAATTACAACTTCTGGAAACATCAATAAATTTGAACAACGCTTACAATTTGCACAATACGATTTTGTGTTTATCAACGGAAATCATTACGAAGGATCCAAACAAATTGTGTTTTTAGATCCAGCAAAAGAAGCATCGATTAACAAACGAATTGATCAGGTTTCTGATATTCAATTTTTTGTAAAATCGACAAAAGATATAGCAATTTTTCAATCAATAAAAGACAAGTTTCCGAATTGGGAAGAAATCCCACTATATGAAATCTCTGAGATTGAAAAAATCACAAATCATATTGCAAATATTGTTAAAAAAACAATTCCGAATATAAAAGGTTTGGTGTTGGTTGGCGGAAAAAGTACCCGAATGGGAAAAGACAAATCTCAATTAGATTACTTTGGGAAACCACAAAAGGAAGTTGCGAAAGAGTTGTTAGAAAACAATAAGTTGGAAACGTTTTTTTCGGTAAGACCTTTCGACGAAGTTTATCTTGAGCACAGTCAAAAGGCTCAAGGTGACAAAAAGAATGTCATTTCGAGCGGAGTCGAGAAATCTAAAGAAATTCATGACACATTTTTAAATTTAGGTCCGTTTGGCGGAATTTGTTCTGCGTTTCAAAAAGATCCAAATTCGGCCTGGCTGGTGTTGGCAACCGATCTTCCTTTCTTAAATAATGAGTTGATCCAGCTATTATTAGAAAAAAGAAATCCATCAAAAGTAGCCACAGCAATTAAAGGAAAAGGAAAGGAATTTGTAGAACCATTAATTACCATTTACGAACCAAAATCGTATCCAATTTTACTGCAATATTTAGCACAAGGATATTCGTGTCCGCGTAAAGTGTTGATCAATTCTGATGTAGAAATAGTGGAGGTTTCTGATGCTTTTATCAGAAATGTAAATACGCCAGAAGAGTTTGAAAACGCTAAAAGTGAAATAAAAAACTAA
- a CDS encoding HesA/MoeB/ThiF family protein, translating to MNKEELFKRQITLSEIGKVGQQKLQNTSVLVVGCGGLGSPIAVLLATSGIGKLHLVDFDTIDVTNLHRQVFFSLDDVGKSKAATLAKFIEKRAPFTEVIFTEKPITKSNVFELISEIDIVIDGTDSLPTKYLLNDACVIKKKPLVYGSLYKFDGYVSSFNVAQEDGSYSANLRDAFPKMATDIPNCEEAGTLNSIVSLIAVQQVNEVLKLVTGIGKPLTNELLIYNSLQNSQLKMKLQKAVSKPDIETIFKNETYFDASCEIQHPDWLISAEDLKKEMSGRAESRPIIISVLENLQTPFKVDKILPIQRLNAAEFHPQENKKYVLVCQKGISSYEATKQLKERFPTTTILSLAGGINGY from the coding sequence ATGAACAAAGAAGAGCTTTTTAAACGTCAAATCACGTTGTCAGAAATTGGTAAAGTTGGACAACAAAAATTACAAAACACTTCTGTTTTGGTGGTTGGTTGTGGCGGCCTGGGAAGTCCGATTGCTGTACTTTTGGCAACAAGCGGAATTGGAAAACTTCATTTGGTGGATTTTGACACGATTGATGTTACCAATTTACACAGACAAGTTTTCTTTTCTTTGGATGATGTTGGTAAATCGAAAGCAGCAACCTTAGCAAAATTTATTGAGAAAAGAGCGCCGTTTACAGAAGTAATTTTTACTGAAAAGCCCATTACAAAATCGAATGTTTTTGAATTGATTTCTGAAATTGACATTGTTATTGATGGAACAGATTCTTTACCCACAAAATATTTGCTAAACGATGCTTGTGTCATTAAAAAGAAGCCGCTAGTTTATGGTTCTTTATACAAGTTTGATGGTTATGTTTCGAGTTTTAATGTAGCACAAGAAGACGGAAGTTATTCTGCAAATTTACGAGATGCTTTTCCGAAAATGGCAACAGATATTCCAAATTGTGAAGAAGCAGGAACGTTGAATTCTATTGTAAGTTTAATTGCTGTACAACAAGTAAACGAGGTTTTAAAATTGGTAACAGGAATTGGAAAACCGCTAACAAACGAGTTATTAATTTATAACTCTTTGCAAAATTCTCAATTGAAAATGAAGTTACAAAAGGCAGTTTCAAAACCAGATATTGAAACTATTTTTAAAAATGAAACGTATTTTGATGCCAGTTGTGAAATTCAACATCCAGATTGGTTGATTTCTGCTGAAGATTTAAAAAAGGAAATGTCAGGTCGAGCGGAGTCGAGACCTATTATTATATCGGTATTAGAAAATTTGCAAACACCTTTTAAGGTTGATAAGATACTTCCAATTCAACGATTAAATGCTGCAGAATTTCATCCGCAGGAAAACAAAAAATATGTATTGGTGTGTCAAAAAGGAATTTCGAGTTATGAAGCAACAAAACAATTGAAAGAAAGATTTCCAACGACAACTATTTTAAGTTTAGCTGGCGGTATAAATGGTTATTAA
- a CDS encoding GNAT family N-acetyltransferase yields the protein MIQYQLTSTKEELAQIIALQQKNLPQNISLDEQQAQGFVTVQHSFDFLEKMHNSHPHIIATYNNKVIGYALCMLQEFKSDIPILVPMFNQIENTICHQKKNINYVVMGQICIDKNYRKKGVFRGLYTFMKQTLSKKYNAIITEVDVKNTRSLNAHKAVGFEILNRYKSNHQNWELIILYT from the coding sequence ATGATTCAATATCAACTTACATCAACAAAAGAGGAATTAGCACAAATTATAGCTCTTCAACAAAAAAACCTTCCTCAAAATATTTCTTTAGATGAGCAACAGGCACAAGGGTTTGTTACGGTACAACATTCTTTTGATTTTTTAGAAAAGATGCACAATTCTCATCCACATATTATAGCCACCTATAATAATAAGGTAATTGGTTATGCATTATGTATGCTGCAAGAATTCAAAAGTGATATCCCTATTTTGGTTCCTATGTTTAACCAAATTGAAAATACAATTTGTCATCAAAAGAAAAACATTAACTATGTAGTTATGGGACAAATTTGTATTGACAAAAATTATAGAAAAAAAGGAGTTTTTAGAGGTCTTTATACTTTTATGAAACAAACTCTCTCTAAAAAATACAACGCAATTATTACAGAAGTTGACGTTAAAAACACACGCTCTTTAAATGCACATAAAGCTGTTGGCTTTGAAATTTTAAATAGATATAAATCTAATCATCAAAACTGGGAATTGATTATTCTCTACACTTAA
- a CDS encoding molybdenum cofactor biosynthesis protein MoaE encodes MCKTSIKITSEKLDLQECYNFVTDASCGGISVFVGTVRNDTKGKKVTQLDFSTYKPMAVKEMQKIADVALEKFDIVKMAIHHAEGILQIGEIPVIITASAKHRKAAFDACQFAIDTLKETVPIWKKEHFSDGEVWVNAHP; translated from the coding sequence ATGTGCAAAACATCTATAAAAATTACTTCAGAAAAACTAGACTTACAAGAATGCTACAATTTTGTAACTGATGCTTCTTGTGGCGGAATTTCTGTCTTTGTTGGAACTGTTAGAAATGACACCAAAGGAAAAAAAGTAACGCAATTAGATTTCTCTACATACAAACCAATGGCGGTTAAAGAAATGCAAAAAATTGCAGATGTGGCTTTAGAAAAATTTGATATTGTAAAAATGGCCATTCATCACGCAGAAGGAATCTTACAAATTGGTGAAATTCCGGTGATTATTACGGCTTCTGCAAAACATAGAAAAGCGGCTTTTGATGCGTGTCAGTTTGCTATTGACACCTTAAAAGAAACGGTTCCTATTTGGAAAAAAGAACATTTTTCTGACGGCGAAGTTTGGGTAAATGCGCATCCTTAA
- a CDS encoding DUF3817 domain-containing protein gives MKNIFRIVSYLEGISYLLLLLIATPVKYFGDDESYVKMLGMPHGMLFIVYIILAFMLKADEKWHGKTFRIVLVASILPFGTFYVDRKYLQKK, from the coding sequence ATGAAAAATATATTTAGAATTGTTAGTTATTTAGAAGGGATTTCATACTTGCTTCTATTACTTATTGCCACACCAGTAAAATATTTTGGAGACGATGAAAGCTATGTAAAAATGCTTGGAATGCCTCACGGAATGCTTTTTATTGTATATATCATTTTAGCCTTTATGTTAAAAGCTGATGAAAAATGGCACGGAAAAACTTTTAGAATTGTGTTAGTAGCTTCTATTTTACCTTTCGGAACTTTTTATGTTGATAGAAAATATTTGCAGAAAAAATAA
- a CDS encoding MoaD/ThiS family protein — translation MMKIQVLLFGIATDLLQTSSLEFEVSENCTIAGFKKEILSKYPQLEKINSYAIAVNETYASDEKPLHQNDVVAIIPPVSGG, via the coding sequence ATGATGAAAATACAAGTCTTACTTTTCGGAATCGCCACAGATTTGCTACAAACTTCTTCATTAGAATTTGAAGTTTCAGAAAATTGTACAATTGCAGGTTTTAAGAAAGAAATTCTTTCAAAATATCCGCAGTTAGAAAAGATCAATTCGTATGCAATTGCCGTAAATGAAACGTATGCTTCTGATGAAAAACCCTTACATCAAAATGATGTTGTAGCAATTATTCCGCCGGTTAGTGGAGGTTAA